The following coding sequences are from one Rutidosis leptorrhynchoides isolate AG116_Rl617_1_P2 chromosome 11, CSIRO_AGI_Rlap_v1, whole genome shotgun sequence window:
- the LOC139874248 gene encoding chaperone protein dnaJ 20, chloroplastic-like has product MITSNSISSTIQTKFNLSSNLYKSSLIPSFQTSLNFNNKHHINLSISIKTAHNLLPKATIATNELYTPLIIQETLYDLLGIPKNGTLLEIKRAYKQMALKYHPDVSPPERADEYSMRFIRVQEAYETLSDPESRSMYDSSMAKGSRFDVRSGEKARWKELWHVQVAELKRMREDRDGRMSWAARIREQNSEPCAHGSSEPDQ; this is encoded by the coding sequence ATGATTACTTCAAACTCCATTTCTTCAACAATTCAAACCAAATTCAACCTCTCCTCAAATTTATACAAAAGTTCACTCATTCCATCATTCCAAACATCATTAAATTTTAACAACAAACATCACATAAACCTATCCATTTCAATCAAAACAGCCCATAATTTACTACCAAAGGCTACAATTGCAACCAATGAATTgtatacacctttaatcatacaAGAAACCTTGTATGACTTATTGGGTATACCCAAGAATGGGACACTCTTAGAGATCAAACGGGCCTACAAACAAATGGCGTTGAAGTACCACCCAGACGTGTCCCCACCTGAACGGGCTGATGAGTATAGCATGAGATTTATCAGGGTCCAAGAAGCGTACGAGACGTTATCTGACCCTGAATCTCGATCTATGTATGATAGTAGTATGGCAAAAGGCTCACGATTTGACGTGAGATCAGGGGAGAAAGCTCGATGGAAAGAGTTGTGGCACGTGCAAGTTGCGGAGTTGAAGCGCATGAGAGAGGACCGAGATGGGAGGATGTCATGGGCAGCCCGAATTCGCGAACAAAATAGCGAACCATGTGCTCATGGGTCGTCCGAACCAGACCAATAA
- the LOC139874556 gene encoding uncharacterized protein has product MAWVKWDQILLPYEFGGLNVNSLKLKNLSLLSKWWWRFLTNENTFWVRIIKSIYGVNGGLGCFSNLSSINLKKISGRTWFNIINIEHTLNKLGCDISNAFVKDVGNGDGTSFWRDKWIGDRPLCAAFPRLFRLEADKDASISGRVCFSDSGIVFNWSWSTLPRWRAADELATLTAEIENFKFSNNQHPRWTWKFNPNGSFSTESLMHHLNSLAAANLGPFTPTVLNSLVPQKIGIFIWRAKQNKLPVLTELDKKGIDLDSVRCPVCDDDVETLLHSLVRCANSNDIWDKIKRWWNLDQLHITSLSDLANVSNAQISTNFGSALWQSVVWITSYYIWLHRNDRAFGKKNLSTSKIVSEIQSKSFEWINSRWKKGNLEWSKWLTNPRWFDAIHTKVGIG; this is encoded by the coding sequence ATGGCTTGGGTCAAATGGGATCAAATACTTTTACCTTATGAATTCGGTGGTTTAAATGTCAACTCGTTAAAACTAAAAAATCTTTCCCTTCTATCGAAATGGTGGTGGCGATTTTTAACAAATGAAAACACTTTTTGGGTACGAATTATAAAGAGTATATATGGGGTTAATGGTGGGTTAGGGTGCTTTTCTAATTTATCCTCAattaatttgaaaaaaatttcgggTCGCACTTGGTTCAACATCATTAATATCGAGCACACCCTAAATAAGTTAGGGTGTGATATTTCTAATGCCTTTGTAAAAGATGTAGGTAATGGTGATGGTACGAGTTTCTGGAGAGACAAGTGGATCGGGGATAGACCCCTATGCGCTGCATTCCCGAGACTTTTTAGGCTTGAGGCGGATAAAGACGCATCTATCTCTGGCCGTGTTTGCTTTTCAGATTCAGGTATCGTTTTTAACTGGAGCTGGAGCACCCTACCTAGATGGCGAGCAGCTGACGAACTTGCAACTCTTACTGCCGAAATCGAAAATTTCAAGTTTTCAAATAATCAACACCCTCGCTGGACTTGGAAATTTAACCCAAATGGTTCCTTTAGCACCGAGTCTTTAATGCATCATTTGAACTCTTTAGCCGCTGCTAATCTTGGTCCTTTTACCCCCACTGTTCTAAATTCGTTGGTTCCTCAAAAAATTGGAATTTTCATTTGGAGGGCGAAACAAAACAAGCTCCCTGTCCTTACCGAGCTAGACAAAAAAGGCATAGATCTTGACTCCGTAAGGTGCCCGGTATGTGATGATGATGTGGAAACCCTCCTTCACTCCCTTGTGAGGTGCGCAAACTCTAATGACATATGGGATAAAATTAAACGATGGTGGAACTTAGATCAATTACACATCACAAGCTTATCGGATCTTGCAAACGTTTCAAACGCTCAGATTAGCACTAATTTCGGTTCCGCTCTTTGGCAATCGGTTGTATGGATTACTAGCTATTACATATGGTTACATCGTAATGATCGAGCTTTCGGTAAGAAGAATCTTAGCACTTCAAAAATCGTGTCTGAAATCCAATCTAAGAGCTTCGAATGGATTAATAGTCGTTGGAAGAAAGGCAATCTAGAGTGGTCTAAATGGTTAACCAATCCGAGATGGTTCGATGCTATTCACACAAAAGTTGGCATAGGTTAA